The Alnus glutinosa chromosome 10, dhAlnGlut1.1, whole genome shotgun sequence DNA window ATGAACTTTTGACAATGGATGATGATTGTGATAAAGATATAGAGGATGGTGATGTAGGAAGTGCCAATGGTCTTGTATTAAACAGCCAAGTATTGTCAAACATTATATTCACATTGCAAGATCCTATACATGTTCCTTGTAAAGGACGACCAAaatctttgagacaaaaaatccaaaagaaaaaaaaaaaaaaaaaaaaaaaagaagcctccACAAGGACTTGTAGCATTTGCAAAAAAACAGGGCATATGAGAAGCAATAGTCCATCACATAAGCAAGCAAGGTAttcttataatttctttttttatttgcaatacTTTACATTAAATGTATTTTgacttaatattttttcaaaatgctATTTTTCAGTAGGGATATTGTCAACACAAATTTGAGGTTGGATAACTCGGGGTCGATAGACCAACAAAGTTTAGCAAAGGCAAATTTTCACTACAACATATTCTCTACCCAGGTAATATGTGATTATTTGATTAATAGTGAAGATATCTATTATTtaacttttgtttatttgtaaataatttacaATGCTCCTTGCTAACTATGGTGTATCCCTCTACAACGACATTTGTCATCTCTCAAGATCCTATATCTTCATCAGATACAATTAATATTGGTGTAGATAGGATGAACAACTATGGAACTCTCTGAAGTTGTTGTGattatttctttttgtgtttgaatATTGGACAATTTTGTTTACTTTAGTTTCTATACACattatatattttcctttttacaaTTCATTGGCATAGAAGCTGAATTGAGACATGAATCAGATGttagaaataaatttttgaagttACAAGGCCGTGATGACTTCAGccatttttgaaatcaaatcattccATTTGCCATTTTTTGTCTTCACCACAACCAGTTGTAACAAATATTATACGACTTCTTTAGAAAGAATTGCTAAACAACACCAACATAAGCAAGAATCCCCTTGGGCTTTAGTTGGCAACCGGTTTTGCAATGGCCTGCTTAACAGCCTCAGTGTATGTCCTATGTTGATAGGTCAATGTCGATTCAAGCAAGTCTCAAAGTGAAGTCTTGGGGTCCCAAGgctttagaatatatatatatatatatatatatataaagaagaagataagaattAATACCAAGCTGCCAGTTGATTATGGTCATGTTAGGAATTCTCTTATCACTATCATCATATCCCACACTCTAAAATTCTTTGGAGCTCACATCAATAGTAGGTACTTCTAGAGGAGGTTCCCCACTTACCTTCGAATAAACCTACACAGTGTTGGAAATTGAAAAACCACACATAcactaagagagagaatgaaaaggaagagagacaataaattgatagaggactttgtatacttttattcaacttgattcaaaataacttgcttacatgggtatttataggatacaaatgaCCCTTCTAACTTCTTCACATTAACTCCATTCATTTACATCTCAAATAACTCCCATGTAACTCCTATAACTCTTGAACACTCAAAAGACACAACCTCTTCAAGTCACTTAATtagtaacttacaagaataagaaaagactcaaaaacacaacctcttcaagtcacttaattagtaacttacaagaataagaaaagactcaaataaatgttactaaaaattaagtttattattcaacatccccttttaaacttaatttcTAGTGACTCCAAGTAATGCTCGTAACTTgctaaaaatctcattctttaggggctttgtaaaaatatccgcaACTTGATCATGAGTCTTCACAAACTTGAGTTGTACCTCCTTCTTGGCAATACACTCTCTAATAAAATGATACCTCGTGTCAATGTGTTTGCTCCGATCATGGAATACCGGATTTTTCGCCAATGCAATTGCCGACTtgttgtcaacaaaaatttctgTAGCATCCTCTTGTGGCATGTGTAGCTCTTTCAACAATTTCCTCAACCAAATTGCATGACAAACACTTGATGTAGCGGCAACATATTCAACTTCACATGTTGAAAGCTAGTGTCACAATTGGTTGCTTTTTAGAACTCCAAGTAAATGCCGAACtccccaaataaaaaacaaatccagttgtgctctttctatcatctacATCTCCACCCCAATCACTATCACTGTAACCTACAAGTTTAAATTCATTAGAGGATGGATAAAGTATACCAAAATCAATTGTACCTTTGACATAACGAAGAATTCTTTTAGCCGCCTTGAAATGAGTTGTGGTAGGTGATTCCATATAGCGACTAACAAGCCCAACTCCATAGAGAATATCCGGCCTTGTGCATGTCAAATATCTCAAACTTCCAACTAAACTCTTGAAGATTGTTGGATCCACCCTTTCTCCTTCTTCGTGCTTTGACAATTTAATCCCACATTCTACCGGAATGCTAACATCATTGCAATTGTTCATCTTGAACCTTTTGAGCATTTCCCTTGCGAAACTTCcttgagaaataaaaattccttTCTCCATTTGCTTTACTTCAATTCCAAGATAATAGGACATGAGGCCAATATCTGTCATTTCGAATTCTTGAGTCATTGCTTTCTTGAAATCCTCGAACATACTTGGATTGTTGCctgtaaaaattaaatcatccacATACAAGCAAACAAGCAAAATATTTCCATTTTCACACACCTTAGCATAAAGACCATATTCATGAGGACATTTGGTGAAGCCATTCTTTTGAAAGTAGTTATCAATTCTACTATTCCATGCCCTTGgtgcttgttttaagccatatagggcctttttcaatttcaagacTTTCTCCTCATCCCCTTTGATGACATAGCCCATAGGTTGTTCAatataaatttcttcttcaagaattCCATTCAAGAAAGCGgattttacatccatttgataaatcttccatttattttgagCCGCAAGAGAAATTACCATCCTTATGGTTTCCAACCGTGCAACAGGAGCAAAAACTTCACCATAATCAATGCCGGGTCGTTGGCTATAACCCTTGGCAACCAACCTTGCTTTGTATTTCTCGACTTCTCCTTTAGCATTCTTCTTTGCCTTGAACACCCACTTCACTCCAatgggtttttgttcttttggaatAGTCGTCAACTCCCATGTGTTGTTcttttcaattgctttgatttcCTCATCCATGGCATTTCTCCATTTTTCATCTTTCACCGCTTCTTCAAAACCTATTGGTTCACAATCCGCAAAATGACAATAAAGAGTTAGATCATCATTTAAATTCTCTGTTACCTCATAGAGTTCTTGGAGACTTCTCATGTGTGGTGGCCTTTCACGAGAACTTCCTCTCGAAGATGATGACGACGGCGTACTGGAATTTGTTGGTGATGGAGAAGGTGCAGTGACCTCTTCGTTTCttgactcttcttcttcttcttcaagaaaaggaaagaaatcatatttttcttcctcttgagtGCTCCAATCCCAAaaatcttcttcatcaaactccaCATCTCTACTAATCACAATTTTGCCAGAATTTGGATTGTAAAGCTTGTAGCCTTTAGAACTTGAGTCATAGCCAATGAAAATGTACCTCTTGCTTTTATCATCAAGCTTGGACCGCTCTTGATCCGGTACGTGTGTATAGCCAATGCTTCCAAAAACTCGCAAATGAGAGACACTTGGCTTTCTTCCGCTCCATGCTTCTTGTGGTGTATTGTTCCATAGGCTTTTTGTAGGACAACGGTTTGATAAATATACAGCACAATCAACAGCTTCCGCCCAAAATTCTTTAGGCATTCTCTTTGTCTTCAACATGCTTCGAGCCATATTGAGAattgttctattttttctttcaacaacaccattttgttgtggcgaTTTTGGAACCGTTAAAAGACGACGAATTCCATTTGCTtcacaaaattctttaaattcattAGATGTGAATTCGCATCCTCTATCGGATCTCAAGGATTTAATACAATAACCACTTTGTTTTTCTACAAagactttgaattttttgaaaacttcaaaGACTTGAgacttttccttcaaaaaatagaCCCAAGTTTTTCTACTAAAGTCATCAATGAAAAGAAGGAAGTAACGGTTTTTACCGAATGAAGATGGCTTAATTGGTCCACAAACATCCGCATGAACAAGTTGAAGCGGCTCATTTGCTCTTGTAGTAGATTCTTTTGAAAAGCTTTTCCGAAATTGTTTACCAACAAGACATCCTTCGCAAAGTTGATCCGGTTGATTAATGGAAGGCAAGCCATTCACCATCTTCTTTTGTGCCAACAATTTTAATCCGCCAAAATTTTCATGTCCAAACCTCAAATGCCAAAGCCAAGATGAATCTTTCAAACAAGTCTTGAGACATTTAGCCACATCCgtttgaatatttaataaaaacattctaTTGCTTGTCATGGGAACTTTGGCTATCAAATTCTTCTtgtcatctcttagtaaaagactacgatttttcatatgaatttCATAGTCTTTTTCTAAGAGTTGTCCCAAGCtcaaaatattacttttcatacttgaaacaaaataaacatttgtaATAAATTGATGTTCTCCATTTTTTAAGCGAATTAAGATTGTACCTTTCCCTTTTATTGGAACTTTAGACAAGTCTCCAAAAGTAACATTTCCGCTCACTGATTCATCAAGCTCCACAAACTTGTTTTTGTCTCCACACATATGGTTGCTTGCCGCGTTATCAAGATATCATGAGTTCTTCTCTCCTCTTTCATCTCCTTTATAAGCTAGCAATAAAGTGGGCTCCGCTTCCTCATTTTCAACATAATTAACTTTCTCTTCAACATTGTTAGTATGGCTTCTACACTCCCAAGCATAATGACCATATTTTTGGCAAATATAACATTTAACTTGAGATTTATCATACCTTCTTCCATATTGCTTCAAATTATTTCCTCTTTCTCGTCCTCGTCCTCTTGATGCTTGATCTCTCTCTTCGTAATTGAAACTATTACGTccgcctcttcctcttcctctaccATGGCCACGGCCACGGCCTCGTCCACGTCCATGTCCACGTCCTGAACCTTGTCCCCTTTGACtcatttcttgttcttcttctttatctttGAAACAAATCTTTGTAGCAAGAACTTGTTCCAAtggctcttctttcttcttgttgagcCTTTCTTCATGGGCTTGAAGAGATCCCATGAGTTGATCAATACTCATGGtttctaaatcttttgactcttCAATAGCAACAACGATATAGTCAAATCTTTGTTGCAAGGAACGAAGAATCTTTTCAATGACACGAACATCCTCCAATCTTTCTCCATATCTCTTCATTTGATTTGCTATGGCCAACACCCTTGAAAAATAATCCGCAATCGACTCGGATTCTTTCATTCGCAAAACTTCAAATTCGCCTCTTAACGTTTGAAGGCGAACTTTCTTCACTTTATCAACTCCTTGATGAGAGTTAGTGAGAATTTCCCATGCTTGCTTGGAGGTGGTTGCATTCGCCACCTTCTCGAACATAGCCTCATCCAAACATTGATAAATAAGGGTGAGAGCTTGTTGATCCTTCTTTCGAAGTTTCTGCAAAGCCTCTCTTTGATTAGGACTCAAAGGAGTTTCGTCACTAGGCTCACCGTAGCCTTTTTCTACAATCTCCCAAGTATCTTGCGATCCAAGCAATGCCTTCATACGAATGCACCAATTATCAAAATTGTCTTTGGAAAGGTGAGGGAATTGAAATGGAAAGGTTGAATTGGCCATTTCTCTAGGATCAATaaactgagctctgataccagtttGTTGGAAATTGAAAAACCACACATAcactaagagagagaatgaaaaggaagagagacaataaattgatagaggactttgtatacttttattcaacttgattcaaaataacttgcttacatgggtatttataggatacaaatgaCCCTTCTAACTTCTTCACATTAACTCCATTCATTTACATCTCAAATAACTCCCATGTAACTCCTATAACTCTTGAACACTCAAAAGACACAACCTCTTCAAGTCACTTAATtagtaacttacaagaataagaaaagactcaaaaacacaacctcttcaagtcacttaattagtaacttacaagaataagaaaagactcaaataaatgttactaaaaattaagtttattattcaacaCAAGAATATTAATTCTCATATCCTAAAAATTCCATTAAAAGCCACTAATGCTTTctattaaaccaaaataaataaataaacccaaCATAACCTTTCACCTTAGTCATCATTTCACCAAGTTCCCTGACTGTAACTTCATTGTTAGGGTTGCCcacattaaaaatatgaccattggCTCTAGCAGGATTTTCctgaaagaaaaaggattaTTACACCACTCAGCCACATCTTTTGTATGCCCAAcattaatttaaaatgaaaggGAGTATATCGGAACTCACAATCATCAACAAAACAGCTTCAATTGCATCCTTTATATAAACAAAAGTTCTCTGGGATTCACCCCCATCCACAAGCTTGAGTGGCTCACGCCGTAGGCGATTTTGTAACATGAAGAAGAAAGGACatgattacaaaaaaaaatacaaaacaaaagagaaaaatagaaatctAAAATCTCGAAATTCACAAAAGATATGACAAAAATTGATCATACATTACTAAAGCATGCTGAACCCTTGGAAAACCCTCAGTTGGACCGTCAATGTCGGGTATGAAATCCATTATGGGTCCAATCTAGTTAAAGGGTCTTACAATTGTGAACTCGAGACCATTCTCTGCACCCTCAGCTGTAATCAATAAGACAAGAAGTCAGAATATACATTACAAGTACTAATCATAAGCAGCCCAGCCAATGGAAAAGATAGTTAACCATAAATCAGCCTCTCAATCAATTGCTTTGCACATGCATAGGACCATCTCTGTTTCTCAATAGAACCAAAAATGCATGGGGAGGTATCTTCTTTAAGAATATAATACTCAGGATCCTACAATAGATAGCACATACAATGACTCAGTTCAATGCAAACAACGTAAATGCAAAACAACATTAACTTAAAGCAATTCACTATATTCTCATTAATTTGATAGCTGcgatacttttttcttttcggtgaagaaaaaaaaagggaactcTTTGTTCAAAACAAGTGCAGTATTTAAACTCTAAATCTCGTCCAACTAAAGGGTACCCATCAAGCAACATTGTCAGCATGGCTCAATATGTAGAGCAAATGGTTTAGTCCTAAtaaatttccaaaataaataCAAGCTTCCCGGTGGCAAGGAAGTTAGCACCTTCCAAAGCCCCAGTTGTACTGAAACTCCAACATCTACACGAACCCTACTCAAAGTAATAACAAAAAcacataaataaacaaacaaaacaaccaTTAATTCATTCACAATCAACGTCAACACACATATTACCCCACAaattaaacaccaaaaccaacttccaatataaatttaaaaacaaatcaaatcaaaacattTACACACCAAAAGTAgctcacaaaaataaaaataaaaatagatccttttttctttttttaagaaatgggTACCTGATTTTTGAAGGCGAAAACAGCTCCATGATCTCTCCATTCAAAATCGGCCGGAAGATCTTCGGTCGGCAAGATCGGGTAAGGTCCAAGAACTGGGTCACTCAATGGGTCACCAACGGGTCCATCTTCTGGTGCCTACACGCTCGTCGCAAGTTCACCTTGAACACTGGAAACCTGAGCTCGTTTTCCTCCTGCAACCCGCACAACTTGTCGTACCTCCGTTTGAACAGCTTGAAGTGCCAGTGCTCTGTTTAGGCTGGCAGGGTGGTGCAGTGGTGACATTCGGCAGAGGAGGCAGCTGTAGTTGGCTTGTTCAAAGGCTGATGGGGCAACACTTAAATCAAgtgagtttttaatttatttaaaaaagaatcagATGATTCCGTGTTTATTGCATTTTGTGAGTTTTGATGAGTTGTCCTCTTTTAATTAGTTGCCGTAAAAAGAGGATTTTACAGTCCATCCTGatagaagttattctcttttttctttgatatgAAAATGTGTGCCTCTTTTTTAAGCATGCAATTAACTAACAAAAAGATATTATATACTAATTTGTTGCCCTAG harbors:
- the LOC133879439 gene encoding uncharacterized protein LOC133879439 translates to MGHQRVHLLVPTRSSQVHLEHWKPELVFLLQPAQLVVPPFEQLEVPVLCLGWQGGAVVTFGRGGSCSWLVQRLMGQHLNQGFELGLHSSRSIRATPIPLGHRCDPTGMGRKDPTQFVREETISTSFGEATRQYGG